Proteins from one Candidatus Desulfovibrio trichonymphae genomic window:
- a CDS encoding holo-[acyl-carrier-protein] synthase, which yields MIIGLGIDIVDIARLEAIYSRFGRRFLEKIFTPRELSVLPDNALSHIAGRFAAKEAAVKALGTGFSRGIGPQDIETLRNENGDPQLHFLQQAALRAQSLGVARGHLSISHERSVAAAVVVLEA from the coding sequence GTGATCATTGGACTTGGCATTGATATTGTTGATATTGCGCGACTTGAAGCAATTTATAGCCGTTTCGGGAGGCGTTTTCTGGAAAAAATTTTCACGCCCCGCGAACTCTCGGTCCTGCCCGACAATGCCCTGTCCCATATCGCCGGACGCTTCGCGGCAAAAGAAGCCGCTGTCAAAGCCCTCGGCACCGGTTTCAGCCGCGGCATAGGCCCGCAGGATATTGAAACCCTGCGCAACGAAAACGGAGACCCTCAACTCCATTTTCTGCAGCAAGCTGCGTTGCGCGCGCAAAGCCTTGGCGTTGCGCGCGGGCATCTTTCCATCAGCCACGAACGTTCTGTGGCTGCGGCCGTTGTTGTGCTGGAGGCATAA
- a CDS encoding helix-turn-helix domain-containing protein — MRWKGRFIESGLHGLMDKPRTGRPTHLNSAFKKAVLEKFEQEPPEGSGQWDGALLAQELGLAKHSVWKLLRMERIRLARKLLKKLVQGREGHVHRRNGTISLLTALEAASGHISRKVTSPRADRRKTAQHGGNTVRYFVPEVFAQKGLQGHGRTCYNETAKSFVWQKREVKDSQLENNARNFNN, encoded by the coding sequence ATGCGCTGGAAAGGACGATTTATTGAGTCAGGCTTACACGGCCTTATGGACAAGCCGCGAACGGGACGTCCAACGCATTTGAATTCGGCCTTCAAAAAGGCTGTCCTGGAAAAGTTTGAACAAGAACCGCCGGAAGGATCCGGGCAGTGGGACGGAGCGCTTTTGGCGCAAGAATTGGGACTGGCAAAGCACAGTGTATGGAAGCTGTTGCGCATGGAACGAATCCGCCTTGCCCGCAAGCTGCTGAAGAAACTGGTTCAAGGACGTGAAGGGCACGTACACAGACGTAACGGGACAATAAGCCTCCTTACAGCTTTGGAAGCAGCGAGTGGGCATATAAGCAGGAAAGTAACATCCCCACGCGCCGACAGGCGCAAGACGGCTCAACATGGTGGAAATACGGTTCGATATTTTGTCCCGGAAGTCTTTGCGCAGAAAGGGCTTCAGGGGCACGGAAGAACTTGCTACAACGAAACCGCAAAGTCTTTTGTATGGCAAAAGCGTGAGGTCAAGGATAGTCAGCTTGAAAATAATGCCAGAAATTTTAATAATTAG
- a CDS encoding hydrogenase small subunit encodes MRIAVGLGKTSGEERLEHQGISRRDFMKFCTAIAVTMGMGPAFASEVAAVLTGRRPSVVYLHAAECTGCSEALLLTCKPLIDALILDTISLDYHETIMAAAGEAAEEALNQAVDNPDGFICVVEGAIPTALDGKYGYVAGHTMHDMCKRILPKAKAVISMGTCACFGGVQAARPNPTAAKGINDCFADLGIKAINIAGCPPNPLNLVGAIVAYLKGDKIDLDENGRPVIFFGESIHDLCERRKHFDDNEFAPSFNSEEARKGWCLYNVGCKGPQTYNNCPKVLFNDTNWPVRAGHPCIGCSEPGFWDDMTPFYQN; translated from the coding sequence ATGCGTATTGCTGTGGGGCTGGGCAAAACAAGCGGGGAAGAGCGTTTGGAACACCAAGGCATAAGCCGCCGCGATTTTATGAAATTCTGCACCGCGATAGCGGTAACCATGGGTATGGGGCCTGCCTTTGCTTCAGAAGTAGCCGCGGTGTTGACAGGACGCAGACCGTCTGTGGTGTACCTGCACGCGGCAGAATGCACAGGTTGTTCCGAAGCGCTGCTGCTCACCTGTAAACCCTTGATTGACGCTTTGATTCTGGACACCATTTCTCTGGATTACCACGAAACCATTATGGCCGCCGCCGGTGAAGCGGCTGAAGAAGCCCTGAATCAAGCTGTGGACAACCCCGATGGTTTCATCTGTGTTGTCGAGGGCGCCATCCCCACAGCTCTGGACGGCAAATACGGCTATGTTGCCGGGCACACGATGCATGATATGTGCAAACGCATTCTTCCCAAGGCCAAGGCCGTGATAAGCATGGGCACCTGCGCCTGTTTCGGCGGCGTTCAGGCGGCCAGACCAAATCCCACCGCGGCCAAGGGAATCAACGACTGTTTTGCCGATCTTGGCATCAAGGCAATCAACATTGCCGGCTGTCCGCCCAATCCGCTCAATCTCGTAGGCGCGATTGTGGCATACCTCAAGGGCGACAAGATCGATCTAGATGAAAACGGTCGTCCCGTCATATTCTTCGGCGAGAGCATCCATGACCTCTGTGAACGCCGCAAGCACTTTGACGACAATGAATTCGCGCCTTCCTTCAATTCCGAAGAAGCCCGAAAAGGCTGGTGTCTTTATAATGTCGGCTGCAAGGGCCCACAGACCTATAATAATTGTCCCAAGGTTCTCTTTAACGACACCAACTGGCCGGTTCGAGCGGGGCATCCCTGCATTGGCTGCAGCGAGCCTGGATTCTGGGACGACATGACGCCATTTTATCAGAACTAG
- a CDS encoding nickel-dependent hydrogenase large subunit — protein sequence MSQSIKTAQSNYTGSVVVDPLTRIEGHLRVEVEVENGKIKEARSCGTLFRGLEIILKGRDPRDAQHFTQRTCGVCTYIHGLASTRALEDAINKPIPANATFIRNLVLGMQFLHDHVVHFYHLHALDFVDVTAALQADPAKAAKIAASISKRKVTADDYKAVQAKLKAFVDSGQLGPFTNAYFLGGHPAYQLDPEVNLIATADYLKALHVQVEAARGMAVFGAKNPHTQFTVGGGVTCYEALTLARINEFREIYKKTKDFIEQYYIPDLLAVAEGYKNWASFGGTQHFMAFGEFPAAGGERDLNSRWLKPGVIYNRMITDAQKFDPTKIAEHVRHSWYKGDKAMSPYQDETRPAFTQLGDKDRYSWLKAPRYDNRAVETGPLAQMLVAYAQNHKTVKPLVDHVLKSLSVGHGALFSTLGRTVARGIETLAIAQRVETWLNEYEANIGKGDKKIAADYETPKNAKGVGFLNAPRGGLSHWLRTDENGKIANFQLVVPTTWNLGPRDGKNVPGAAEEALVGTPVADPKRPVEILRTIHSFDPCIACAVHVIDGQTNEVHKFKVL from the coding sequence ATGAGCCAATCTATTAAAACGGCACAGAGCAACTATACAGGTTCGGTGGTAGTGGATCCGCTGACCCGTATTGAAGGCCATTTGCGTGTGGAAGTAGAAGTGGAAAACGGCAAAATCAAAGAAGCCAGGAGCTGCGGCACGCTGTTCCGCGGCCTTGAAATCATTCTGAAAGGGCGTGACCCGCGCGATGCCCAGCATTTTACACAGCGCACCTGTGGTGTCTGTACATATATTCACGGGCTGGCTTCTACCCGCGCGCTGGAAGACGCCATCAACAAGCCCATTCCGGCTAACGCCACCTTCATCCGCAATCTGGTGTTGGGCATGCAGTTTCTGCACGACCATGTGGTGCATTTCTATCATCTGCACGCGCTTGACTTTGTAGACGTCACCGCCGCTCTCCAGGCCGACCCGGCCAAGGCGGCAAAAATCGCCGCCTCCATATCAAAACGCAAGGTAACGGCGGACGACTACAAAGCCGTGCAGGCAAAACTCAAGGCATTCGTTGACAGCGGCCAGCTCGGCCCCTTTACGAACGCCTATTTCCTGGGCGGGCATCCGGCATATCAGCTTGATCCCGAAGTCAATCTCATTGCCACGGCCGACTATCTGAAAGCGCTGCACGTGCAGGTGGAAGCCGCACGCGGCATGGCGGTATTCGGCGCCAAAAACCCGCACACACAGTTTACCGTGGGCGGCGGCGTCACATGTTATGAAGCGCTCACACTCGCACGAATCAATGAATTCCGCGAGATTTACAAAAAGACAAAAGACTTCATTGAACAATATTATATTCCGGATTTACTCGCTGTAGCTGAAGGATATAAAAACTGGGCATCTTTCGGCGGCACACAACACTTCATGGCTTTTGGCGAATTTCCCGCTGCAGGCGGCGAGCGCGACCTGAACAGCCGCTGGCTCAAGCCCGGCGTTATTTACAACCGCATGATCACCGACGCACAAAAATTTGACCCGACAAAAATCGCTGAACACGTCCGCCACAGCTGGTACAAGGGCGATAAAGCCATGTCACCTTATCAGGACGAAACCAGGCCAGCCTTCACCCAATTGGGCGACAAAGATCGTTATTCCTGGCTGAAAGCGCCCCGCTATGACAACCGCGCTGTTGAAACAGGCCCTCTGGCGCAAATGCTGGTTGCCTATGCGCAAAACCACAAGACAGTGAAACCGTTGGTGGATCATGTGCTCAAAAGTCTGAGCGTGGGGCACGGGGCCCTCTTCTCGACGCTGGGACGCACGGTCGCCCGCGGTATTGAAACCCTCGCCATTGCCCAGCGGGTTGAGACATGGCTCAACGAATACGAGGCTAATATCGGCAAGGGCGACAAAAAGATTGCGGCAGATTACGAAACGCCCAAAAACGCCAAGGGCGTCGGCTTTTTGAATGCGCCCCGCGGTGGACTCTCACACTGGCTGCGCACTGACGAAAACGGCAAAATTGCCAATTTTCAACTTGTGGTGCCCACTACCTGGAATCTAGGGCCGCGCGACGGCAAAAATGTGCCCGGCGCGGCCGAAGAAGCCCTTGTCGGCACGCCAGTGGCTGATCCCAAACGACCTGTGGAAATTCTGCGCACCATCCATTCCTTTGACCCGTGCATCGCTTGCGCCGTACATGTAATAGACGGGCAAACAAACGAGGTGCACAAATTCAAGGTGCTGTAA
- a CDS encoding rubrerythrin family protein has protein sequence MGKTQDNLMTAFAGESQANRKYLAFANTADKEGLPQVAKLFRAVAAAETIHAHAHLKNAGHIGDTVANLKAALEGESCEFTKMYPDMIKDAKAEGNDAVARYFDYVKKVEEVHATLYKKAIANPSGLAKTDYYVCKFCGYTHEGQCDSCPVCGAKAAAFFKVESCCK, from the coding sequence ATGGGCAAAACACAGGATAACCTGATGACGGCTTTTGCTGGCGAATCCCAGGCCAACCGCAAATACCTCGCTTTTGCCAATACGGCTGACAAAGAAGGTCTGCCCCAGGTAGCCAAGCTCTTCCGCGCCGTTGCGGCCGCTGAAACCATTCATGCGCACGCCCATTTGAAAAACGCCGGTCATATCGGCGACACCGTCGCCAATCTGAAGGCCGCGCTGGAAGGCGAATCGTGCGAATTCACAAAAATGTATCCGGATATGATCAAAGATGCCAAGGCCGAAGGCAACGATGCCGTAGCCAGATACTTTGATTACGTCAAGAAAGTGGAAGAAGTGCACGCCACTCTGTACAAAAAAGCCATTGCCAACCCCTCCGGCCTGGCAAAAACAGATTATTATGTCTGCAAATTCTGCGGCTACACACACGAGGGTCAATGTGACTCCTGTCCCGTGTGCGGCGCGAAAGCGGCGGCTTTTTTCAAAGTAGAATCCTGCTGTAAATAA
- a CDS encoding ATP-binding cassette domain-containing protein, which produces MPILRHFFEKFLADFLQVFKVLPRPLRHATLRVFCHIIVLACLEVSAILSISLLTVSIAAPEKLRDLAPVAAFFRVVPPMDELCAEPRGFALLISSIVVVLIAIKNGMSAFVGLTTARLGEEIALFAGETVFRHYLYSPYIVHLAGDSLRMFQALSWRTNLGNFVINLMTIYSYAVISIAMLVTLASATPQMILLIILSVVLASVLIYKSLKCSMDRADESAAECGRRENAATMNAMHGIREALIYRQQQVFFEAFRNACRDGIPDRTFLIASPPIPTWTLETVGFLVIPVTLWAMYTLQDASMARITGVLTMIMLISWRVLPMLNRSLSAFVSARGMRHAAMDCLARVENAIANPAPELPAPDLNFTLHEGIAFVDASFRYPGAQEDSLHNLNFYIPCGARVGIIGQSGAGKSSIAGMISGLVQPTAGAILADGRTLDPPALAAYTMCVGYVPQTSYIMPGTLAENVAFSQWGKPCDEEKVKKVCRMVALDIVQTRGITMRVGEKGSGISGGQAQRLSIARALYTNPSLLILDEATSSLDTGVETSIMNTIFSLPESITTVVIAHRLSTVERCSMLLWIDKGKLVGSGPPSVILPKYMQFLTAKEETKIF; this is translated from the coding sequence ATGCCGATACTCCGACATTTTTTTGAAAAATTTCTCGCCGACTTTTTGCAGGTGTTCAAGGTGTTGCCGCGGCCGTTGCGGCACGCCACCTTACGCGTTTTTTGCCATATTATCGTTCTTGCCTGTCTGGAAGTATCCGCCATCCTGTCCATTTCCCTGCTGACAGTCAGCATTGCCGCTCCGGAAAAACTGCGCGATCTGGCGCCCGTCGCCGCGTTTTTCCGCGTCGTTCCACCAATGGACGAACTCTGTGCGGAACCGCGCGGCTTTGCCCTGCTGATTTCCTCCATCGTTGTGGTGCTTATTGCCATAAAAAACGGCATGTCGGCCTTTGTGGGGCTGACCACGGCACGGCTGGGCGAAGAAATAGCCCTGTTCGCCGGCGAAACTGTTTTCCGGCACTATCTCTACAGCCCGTATATAGTCCATCTGGCAGGAGACAGCCTACGGATGTTCCAGGCCTTGTCCTGGCGAACCAATCTTGGGAATTTTGTCATCAACCTCATGACAATTTACAGCTATGCGGTGATCTCCATCGCCATGCTGGTGACGCTGGCTTCCGCGACGCCGCAGATGATATTGCTGATCATCCTCTCCGTGGTACTGGCGTCTGTACTGATCTACAAAAGCCTCAAATGCTCCATGGATAGGGCGGACGAGAGCGCGGCCGAATGCGGCCGCCGGGAAAACGCAGCCACTATGAACGCCATGCACGGCATACGCGAAGCTCTTATCTACCGCCAGCAGCAGGTTTTTTTTGAAGCATTCCGCAATGCCTGCCGGGACGGCATACCCGACAGAACCTTTTTAATCGCGTCGCCGCCCATTCCCACATGGACGTTGGAGACGGTCGGCTTTCTGGTGATTCCGGTGACGCTGTGGGCCATGTACACCCTGCAGGACGCTTCCATGGCGCGTATTACCGGCGTGTTGACCATGATCATGCTGATCTCATGGCGTGTGCTGCCCATGCTCAACCGCTCGCTCTCCGCGTTCGTTTCCGCGCGGGGGATGCGCCATGCGGCTATGGACTGCCTTGCCCGCGTGGAGAACGCGATTGCAAACCCCGCTCCTGAACTGCCCGCGCCGGACCTGAACTTTACGCTGCATGAGGGCATTGCCTTTGTAGATGCGAGCTTTCGCTACCCCGGCGCGCAAGAAGACAGTCTGCACAACCTCAACTTTTACATTCCCTGCGGCGCGCGTGTCGGCATTATAGGCCAGTCCGGCGCTGGAAAAAGCTCCATTGCCGGCATGATAAGCGGGCTCGTGCAGCCCACGGCCGGGGCCATTCTGGCAGACGGGCGCACGCTCGATCCTCCGGCACTCGCGGCGTACACCATGTGCGTGGGCTATGTGCCTCAAACGTCCTACATCATGCCGGGCACGCTGGCGGAAAACGTGGCTTTCAGCCAATGGGGCAAGCCCTGCGACGAAGAAAAAGTGAAAAAAGTCTGCCGCATGGTCGCTCTGGATATTGTACAAACGCGCGGTATAACCATGCGCGTGGGAGAAAAAGGATCGGGGATTTCTGGAGGACAGGCGCAACGGCTTTCCATCGCGCGCGCTCTGTACACCAACCCGTCCCTGCTGATACTGGACGAGGCTACGAGCTCGCTGGACACAGGGGTGGAGACCAGCATCATGAACACCATTTTCTCCCTTCCAGAATCCATCACTACAGTTGTGATAGCGCACCGACTCTCCACAGTCGAACGGTGCAGCATGCTCTTGTGGATAGACAAGGGCAAGCTCGTAGGCAGCGGACCTCCATCTGTTATTCTGCCGAAATATATGCAGTTTCTGACAGCGAAAGAAGAAACAAAAATTTTTTGA